The halophilic archaeon DL31 region GAAGATGGTAGAGGACCGTGTTCCCAGCGGGTGAGTTCTGGCTCGACGCACAGAGCGTAGAGACAGAGGTCCCGTCGGCGCAAGCGCCGACGAGGACCTCATAGATGTCTTCAGCAGTGATTTCAGCGTTATTGGCTAACGAGAGCGAAACTTCCTCGTCAAGGCGGTTGACGAGAAAGTTAAGAAGCTGGTCCTCGTGGATCTCACCGTCTGCTTGTTTGGTTTTAGACACACCTTCAGCAAGCAGACGTTCTAACTAAGCGGCTTTGTGAAGTACTGAAGTGTTGTTCGGCGGTCTCCCAACGAGATACCACGAAGGGCAAAGAAGTTCGTCAGGAAGCTCATGGCGTCGTCAAGCTTCTCGTTGAACGGGCTCGCATCCTCGCCCATCGCTCGTTGGACGTGGTCGGGCGTACGGCGAATCTCCAGAGGATTGAGACCGAGTGTCCCACCGACGGTAATTCGCTTCGCATCGAGGGCCTCGGAGACGCCTGCCCAGTTGTTCAGCGGTTCGAGGATGATCCCGATTCGGTCCTTGCTCTGCTCGATAGAGCGGATGAAGTTCTGTTTCGAGCCAAACGACTTGCCAGAGCCGGTATCGCCCACGGTGAACATCGCATACCCATTGTCACGGTCAAACGGATCGATCACGACAGGGCTCTGGTTGTCTTTGTGAATCCCGAACTCGACTCCCCCTTCTTCCAGGATAGTTGCGTTGTGCGGTGAGGCGAGTAATGCGCCAACTGCCCCACCGAGCGCGATTGATTCACGACCGAAGACGTTGCCCCCGATTGGGGCCGCAGACTGCAAGGCGAGGTCCTGTCGACATATCGCAGTCTTTGGCATAAGGTTCGCAGGCTCATCACGGAGTGCGCTCTTGAC contains the following coding sequences:
- a CDS encoding transfer complex protein (KEGG: hsl:OE5009R transfer complex protein) is translated as MLIVGIGVAGKILWERRNTDDEPEVDFTDLLDEETLEQGQAEGQLLDDISESHKTVTAPAAIEWDTRAAHVGEQWTSTLYIADYPDYPSDGYLSDLFELTDVEFDLTTHITPKNQQRARNELQDLADDLQVDADLEQSIRSSYLQERANEAALTYKAVENGANVFGQALFVTVRADDKDDLQDAVQKVKSALRDEPANLMPKTAICRQDLALQSAAPIGGNVFGRESIALGGAVGALLASPHNATILEEGGVEFGIHKDNQSPVVIDPFDRDNGYAMFTVGDTGSGKSFGSKQNFIRSIEQSKDRIGIILEPLNNWAGVSEALDAKRITVGGTLGLNPLEIRRTPDHVQRAMGEDASPFNEKLDDAMSFLTNFFALRGISLGDRRTTLQYFTKPLS